In Myripristis murdjan chromosome 23, fMyrMur1.1, whole genome shotgun sequence, the DNA window tctcctttttcttttttttctttctttctttctttttttttttttttaacttcggTGTCCTTGTTTGAACGGGTTGCTGAAATCACAGTGTGGATCGGCGCTTTTTCATTTTGGGTGCTTATTGCAAATCGGATCTGATTGTTGGGTACATGGAGTTGCTACCGTGCAGATGCGGCCATTGTAGAAGTCCCGCTCTCTACTGCACGCTGAATGAACCACTGCTACACTTTTTGCTCCGCCCCCGAAAGGCGAAAATGTTTGGAAGAATCaagttgtgctgtgttttttttttttctttttcttttttttttttttttgtttttaaaccatCGGAAGTTGCGAAGAACGGTCTGGTAAAGCATAGTGAGTCGCTTCTACTGTACAACCTTCAAGAAAAACGAACGTCTTCTGCAGCACGGACGCAGGGTGGATGCGGCTTAAAGGCGTGACGCGGGACTCCTACAACGGCTAAAACATCACAGGGGAATCTCGTCTCTGTGCTAAAACTGACTGGAAGAGTGACAGCAAGTTACACTCCGCTGAGCTGACCTCGAAAACTGCAGATCTTACCCTGGAGTAGTTTTAagatacacacatttaaaacacacagcagagcaatTAATCCACTGAAAATTACCAAGGGAAACAAAAGCAATGATGACCATAATGTCACATTTATTCAACTTAGCACATTTGTCTctctatactgtatatactgtatgtagaaTTTCATATATGAATAcaccccatttttttttttttaacacaaagtGCCTCAACTGATACATGTTAATACACTTATTGCGAGGAGGGATACCACAGCAAGTAAAGTGATTGACGTGTGTCACGGCGCAACTTAGGAACCAACGACCTTGTTAACCTGACTCGCCATCAAAAGACAGATGAGTGGGTGGAGCCTCGTGGCCCAGGTGTGCTGTGTTGTCGTCTTATTTACAAGAACAATATCTATACAGTAGCTAGCCTCTTTTGAAAGGACTTGTCCATTTTTCTttgctctccttttttttttttttttttttaactccggTGCGCCAGTTCGGCTCAAgtccaaaaaaaggaaaaaaaaaaaaaaaaaggaaaaaaaaaaatcaggaaaggTAAATGCTTATCAAAGTCCTCTGATTCCCAGAATTCCCTTTGATCAGTAAGTTCCTCTCCCACTCACTGAGCCGTGGGCTGGGTGGCTGTCAGTCCATGGTTTTTGCGTCCGTCCCGGTCGGTAATGTCCCATAGGAGTGGCCTCACAAGCTCCAAACGGGACCACTCACTGCAATAGGTCCTCACACTGATGACAGTCTTATCCCACCGTCATTCAAATAGGAAATGAATTgtctgaataaaatataaacaggTCACATCTCTAAATATCAGAAATGCATCTGTCTGTGTTGAGCATCATTTTAGAAGAACTGGCATGCAGACATCggctatttttttaatatatgcaCAAAAGCTGTAGGCCTACAGTTAGATAATATAAACAGGAACATAGTACAAATCTATGCCGTTCTCTTGAGCATATATCTATAGTTATAAAAGCTCTATTGTGTATTGCAATGGTTTGGTGGGGGTGATTCAATAATTTGGtttaaagacaaagagaaatgttAGCAAGAGCTCCTCTTTTAATTGGTTGACTTTTTGCCAAGCTATGTGTAAGATGCATCTAACTGTGAGCCAGTTGCTAAGCAACCTTCTGCTACTGGTATAGACATACTGTAGTGTTGGGCGAGGCACATGGCTGAATGTGATGTCTGCTGTCCCACACCTGTTGGTGCACAGCagcaatttgtgtgtgtcacAAAAACTCTCATCAATAATAAATCACATCGCCCGGGAATGAATCAAAAAAAGCTGCTTCAGTTTAAAGACGAGATTTAGTGACACACCAAACCATTTGGAGGGAGTTCAACCTCTGCCTGTCTGGCAAAGAACAGTTAAATCTTTCAGTTTCCAGAGAAAATACTGGAGTCTGAGCGGTGTGAGGAGGTATAGAGATCCACCGTGTAGACAGCCAGATCCTGCTGCATAAAGGTGCTGTGTGTAGCATTTTGTGTCTCATTTATCAGGAATCCTGTTGCCTCCTGCTGCAAAGAGGACGTTGTTATGCTACTTTTACCTCTTTGCTCCACAGGTTTTTAATTTGAAGAACAAGAATGTAAGCCGAATAACATCTGACaaccaggaacattttgaaaCTATGCAGTTAAACTGGAATAACGGACTAAGAGGGATTATTCCTGTGGCTATGAAGTTGCTAAATTCACTCAGGAAATAGGTGTTTGGTAGGaatatgtttgttttagtgTCATGCTGTTGGATTGTGTGCAAACAGATTTTCCCCTTGGGATAATAAAGattgacttgatttgacttaGGCTATGCACTTCATGTTCCTGTTTGTGCTATGAAGCAATATCCCTTCATGCTGTAAAGAAATCCAGCAGATTTTCTGTCTAACCTGTTGGCACACATTTGTAGATTCACTGGAGTCTCCAAATTATTGCTGTGatgatttattgttattaaaatGCTACATACAGCACCTTTTTATGGTGCCAACAGGCTGCAGCAatcctgtgagtgtgtgcatttttacTCGGTGCGACGATATACATCATATCCTCTGTAGATTATTGAATTACCCCCTTTTTCAGTGCACATGAAAAAACACCAAGAAACACAAGTGATGACGAGGAGGGCGAGAGGGCTCTGCACTGCAATCCTACCCACATGCCCGTTCAGAAGGACAAGGTTACCTTTCCGCCATGGCGGTGCCTTCCCCCAAGCCATTAAGATAGAACGCTGCTCTCTGCTTGTGTGAAACCAGTAAAGACAACCTCTTTGCAGTTATCTGTGAGTAAACAACCAGAGACACTTCAGCTTGGCATCATGGCAGCAGTCCgtcaaaggaaaacacacaaggaaaaggtgagaggaggggggaaaagagtTAATCAGAAATAGCAGCGGACGGACACAACCCACATGCAGAGAGACAAATACCCCGTCGGCATTCTGTGTGCTGCGTTTTCAGTGTTCAGTCTCCTCGGTGGATTGTAGGCAAAGCCGATGGCACGGTGAGACACAATACGAGTCGAGTGCAACCCACTCCTCCCTCCCAAAACGCCCCAAATCCGACACATATCCTTAACCTGTCCTCACTCTCTGCCTCTTGCCTTGTCTCGTTGCCACAGCGCTCGCAGACGATGGTACAGGATGATCCATGCAAACATGAGCAGGCCCAGCAGCAGGTGAAGAGTGACagactgtgcatgtgcttgtgtgaatCGAAACACAGTCCAAAAAGACAAATCCCTCCGTCTCCTTCATTCCCTcgccctcccttcctccctccctccctccctccctccctccctccctccctccctagCCCAAAAATAAAGTAGCAAACCAAAAGTCACAGTCATATGAGGTTAACATGAAgtgacatctctctctttttggaagcacatcttttttttcaagGTATCTAAATATAGCAACATCTAATATCCCTGATTATTAATATGTCCTTTTATTAAATGTTATGGCTGCTACTTCTGAAGCCACCAGTCAGAGTCCATTTATTGCAAGTCTTAATAGTACGACGATTATGAACTAAAGGGAACTCCAAGTGACACGGGAGAGCTAACAAGTTACTTCGGGATGTTGGCTAAGCACATCTACCTTCAAGGAAAAGGGGCGATTTGCTCAGTTAGCCCGAGCCACTAACATTAGTCTTATCTACAAAGTTAAATACTTAACCACTATTCACAATATCTATAGCAGAGTTCAACTATAATACCAAAGGGAGGTGAGTTATTTTGGGGTTGTATGTCGAGTGCTTGGTTGGTTGACATTAGGCCAGTGCGGGCCAGAGCCAGACTTCTCACAGGATGGAGGGGATGGGGGAGCGAGAGCGCCTCAGCGGGCAGGGCGATCCGTACGGCGAGCTCACAGGAGACAACCTCAGGGCGTTACCAGCCATGCCAGTCATGCCCGCTATGTTGTTTAAGCTCCGGGATTTCTCATAGCCTTCAGATGGGGGGCGACagagaggtggtggtggtggtggtggtggtggtggtggtggttgtgcaGGAACaggacatgaacacacacaggcaggcaggcaggcaggcaggcaggcaggcaacgATCCAAGTCCAAGCCAGCCGAGTGAACCGAGACAAGACAGGAGACAGGAGTGAGACAGAGCAACAGTAACATACTGCATGGTGACTGCATGCACAAAACATTGTCTGACAATGACACTGAGGCAGACTGCAATTTTAGCTTGGTTACGCCGGAGACAGACagaatctcattggttgaggtAAATCTCAaggggcggagccaaagaaGCGCACGGTGCCTTCATGTGAGACTCGGGAAGTTGTGTTGATGAGTTCTGTGGTGAAACGCTTGACGTGctgcatgttcacacacaaaaagggaCACTGAGATTCCCAGATGTCCCAGATTCTCCTACAACACAGAAATAGAGACCTAtttctaaatataaataaagtctgtgtctgtgcttaCATTCAAAAGGTCACAAATAACCTTGAACCCCTTAACTCCACCATCAGCTGCTGCTTAGACTCTTTTCTATGTCTcatgtctttagttttcatctgttttttgttctttttgaatTCTGCCCAATATACaccccatattacaaaaaaaaaaaaaaagactaaaactaacactgaaactaataaaaattaCACTAAAACTAAGCATTCAAATGAGCTCCAATAGCCAACAGCTAGCTAGGTCAGCTGGTTGTCTAGCCTGCTGACgttcatgaatgaatgaaaacatggaaGTGATTTccgtttatattttatttatatttgattaATTCTATCAAAGTTCATTGTTTGCCACTGAAGTTTGCCAGATAGCCAACTTGCACTCTGAAAAACTGTGGatctttggctccgcccactgaggtttaactcaaccaatgatattatttctgcctccagagcggCTCGACTTTCAAGAAATGTTTTTACAACTAAAACTCCAATCCATGTGTGGTAATCCCTGACATTACAGCTAATGTTATTCTTAAACTTATCACTGCTGAAgaataatctgaaaaaaaaaaaaaagaaaagaaaagaaaaggttcaTCTCATGGCATCATCATTAGTATTTTCTCTCACAAGAAAGTGATTAAAGCAAAAACTTGCCATAAAATCTCAAAAATGACTCATGAACCAACTGAGAATTAGTTTAGTGATGCTTGTGTGAACTGTTCAGTTACATTTTGGGACATTCACATTAACAGTGGTCATTATGTAAAAGTCAAGTGTAATTACATACAAAAAGTGATTTTTGGACTAAAAACATGCAAACCGTGTACAAAATATAACACAgactgtgtttatgtgcgtgTAAATACTAGGAtacataatgatgatgataaggaTGACTGGATAAAGTCCATAAAAACTAATGCTTAATTCATCTTTACAAATGTACTCCACAACAGCTGAAATCTCTGAAGATGTAGCACATGATGCACTCTGACAAATTTGCATTCGGCcgttttgtgcaaaataaacaagcaaGCCAAAGCAGCCAGATCATTAATGGAGCATGCCAATCAGCTGGCGTAAACACTGATGAGGAACAGCTAATGGAAACGTGGCCTCATTACCATACTGCATACGGCGCCATTTGTTTCACAGAGAGGAAGGGTGTAAATTAAACCAGAGCTGCTTCAGAACCAGCCGAGCAGGCAGAACAAAGGGCAGCCTGGGTCTGTGCCAACAGGTAGCGGGGAGTAGAAAGGACCCCATGTTTTATGCATGAACGCAACTGTGGCGGCAACTGCAACCAGTGAGTGAGGCAGCAGAGACGAGGACACAGCTGGACGCCCGCCCACGTCGAAAACACGCGACTGGCGAGCTGCCCTGCTGTGTAAGAGACCGCCGTGTTGCGCTCCCCAGAGGGTCTGGGTCACACTTAGTTTTACCTGCCAGATTATCTCAAGACCGAGCCTGGTACAACACTGCTACCGTCAACAGATGATTTGAATTTAATTCGTCATACTGCGATAAACAGGATGTTTTTCTGATGAAACCCTGGCAGAATGCAGGACATATCCCTCAGCGCAGTCGAAAACATAAACCGAAATGCTGTGCTGTCCTACTGGATAAATACTATTCACTATAAACCTGGCACCCAGAGATCTGATGATTTACCTGCTACAGGCTGAGGATCAGCTACCAGACTGTGGAGCAACCACATGGAGAGCAGGGCATTTGGACGGCCCTCTGCAGAGGCAGTTAACTTCTGATAGAAGGCAATTAGCCGAGGCTTAACGGAGTTTCACATTGCTGTGTAGATTAACACAACATTAATGCTTCGAGATGTCTGACATAGATTGGAGACATTAATCCATCAAACACGCATTAGGCTCCACGTCTTcaacaaatgttatttttgtgcCTTCAAGAAGAGCTTTAATGCATTttaccaaaatgttttttatgaCAACACCGACCACGCTGACTGCAGCATTACCTCAGCTGTACGTCTCTGTTTCTCAGATTATACGTTTCGGGTCTCCACCATTACGGTCTGCATTTTAAACCGCGTGGAACAGTAACAAGGTTTTCTGTGAATTTAGAAAATGTGAACTTCACGGCGACCTTTAGTTTGGGTCAAAGTGTTCACCAGTTCTATGTCTGACCTTTCCATTGATGCACCGCTACAAGACTGAGGGCGATAACTGACAGGCAAATATTTTGGACAAATTTGATAGCAAAATTTGACGGCAAATTTTGTTGGCAGTATTTCTCATTGGaaacaatgtatttttatatgtacTGCAGTCAAGCTATGTCAGTAGCAAACTTTGCCAGCAAAGTTTCAACATTGTCCaatcagaaatttaaaaaaaaattggtcattCAGGTGGAAGAGCCATCATCAACTTCTAACTGCGGTAAATTGACTTCTTCATTTCCTGTAATTGCGGACATGCAGTGTAATGAGACATACAGTCAGCTTAGAAATGTAAGTTTGTAGTATTATGACTTTATCTGGATACTCATAATTACAACCTTACCATACGTGATGTGATTTTGAACAATGTATTTATTAGTAATCAGCTCATACACTGGTTACTTTTCATCAGTAGCAGCAAATGTTAGCAACTTGCAACAATGCACTGTGGTGTCAAATTTACATCAGTAATAATATGAATAAAGAAGTCAACCTACCAGACACTTGTAAGTTGACTGGAGTAACATATCTTACTTTACAtccattttcactttcaaaCTGTCAGAacattttttgtcttctttgccCATTGCCACCATTTCCCTGTCGTTCACACTCATCGCCCATTTCAACTCAAATTTGCCCCATATCTGCCTGACATATTTGCTGGTGTATCATCACCTTTAAGTTGATGTTACACTGGACACTTTATTTTCGGGCAGTGTAGATGGGCAACGGCCCTAGCGACAGCCAACAAAGTGAGACACATGATCAAGAATTTATTCAAGTGTTAACTGGCAAGAAGAGGACTTGAATAAATTGTAAATAAAGCAACAGTTCTGAGTCCGATGACACTGTTGCAGATCAGAATTGCAGGGAAGGTTGCACTGTGTATCACTGCTgagagccacagcagcagcacctctgAGAGCCAGAGGTTACGTTACCTGAGCTGACTACGGCTGAACAAACAGCCTTCCCCCCTCCAGGGATGTTGGTGTCCCAGGCACTAAGGATACGGATCAACGGATGAGGATCTTGACTGATGTATCCACTGCTTTTAAGATCTGTTCTGAACTTGACTTCACTGAAAACATGCCGTGCTCTGGTATCTTGCATTTTTCAAGTAAACATGTCTGGTGTGTGCACTACTCTCACCATACAAACAAGTGCAGTTACAGAAAATCCCCTTGAGATGAAACCTAATCAGGGCAATATGAATGATGAattgtgaataaaaaacaaatcactaTTAATGAACAATGAACATGCATGACAATAACATCTTGCATGCCTTTTCATAGATATACCAGAAATAATGATATTACTCTGCTTTCATGGAATGGCTTGCATAATAAATATTAACATACTTAAAAATATTTACTTAAAGTTCCACTATGCCATGTAAAAGAGAGTTATAATTTCCATATTGCATGCTGGGTGTAACTTATGTGAGGGCAGTTGTCCTTGTGGTCCACGCGGTTACCTGTCTTGCGTATCCCTCCGTCTGCAGGGCAGGTGTAGTCGCTAGCAGCGAGCAGGAAGCACGTCCCCCCGCTCCGGCGGTCCTGATCGCGGGTGCTGGACCGTCGCATCGGGACCCTCTCCTCTGGTGACATGGTCAGGTCGCTCCCCCCGCTGCAGTCCGCCGACAGGACTGTAGGAAATGAATCAGGGCGGGTTATGGAGCAgaaatgcccccccccctcctctttttcagTGGCCCAAGTGGTTCCCATAATAACTTTGCACCACATTTCATTGTTTCAGAGAATTCAGACAGGCATAAATCTTTGAACTGAGCCAGCCGGTTATGAGACAAGCCCAAAgtacagaaacaacagcaggGACATGCAGAAGTCAAGTTGACTCGTCAATCTCAAGGAAGCTGTAGATTTAAATCAAACTGTACTGTAGACATGTTTAGGAATAACCTTCTCATCTGTCTCAGTAATTAAAAAGAACTGCACTCCTTTTGGGGCAAAATGCAATTATTATTTCCTCCTTGGTATTGACCTGCTTTGGTTAGTTTACAATTCTGTTGTGATGACATGTTTCAGATGACTCATGAAACTATTTAAGACAGCTTCTCATGACCTTTAAAAAGATGGGCTTAGGAAACCTTGATgctgtcattaaaaaaagatgaatgggATATGCAGTGTCtcaaaaaataatcagtaaTTCTAGTTGAAAAGTCAGTGGGTTAGTGACAGGACAGCTGTTCTGGCCCATCAGGAAACAAcagattcagaaaaaaacaaaaaacaaagatgaaataCAAATGAGGACAAGAGTGTAACACTGCTCATCCCATACTGCACTGCATGTGATGTCATCAATTCTCTTTCCCTTATTTTCAACGTTGATATAATATGGGTTAATGACATCTAATGGCTCTTCTCATCTCTCCTAGCGGGCATGATTTCTGACGGTAAAACCACGGTGGGGGGGGCATCAACAGTAGAGGTTGCTAGGTGATGTCTGGCTATAACGAGCTCACATAATCCGATAACTCATGAGAAAGCTGCATGCAACATTTAAGACAGCAAATAATCTAACTCCCAGTGGGAAAACTGAATGGGAAATTCACTCCAGGGATTCAGAGAGCGAAAGGGTAATGGGCGGGGGAGGCCGGAGGGGGGGAGGGCTGTAGGTGtctggagggaaggagggaggctgTGAGGGGATGGTCAACGGAGGACAGTCACGACACACATCAAACAGCCTCCCACATAAAAAGCATTCGCCAAATGTCACGAGCACCAACGTGCAGCACAatagaggtcaaaggtcatgcgCTGTGCAGAGTCAGTGGGGGAGACTGTCACTGTGCTCTTACCAGACAATAAGAGGCATACAAGGATGAGAGACAGGTATGAAACAGTTCTCCTAATATTCATCCTGTGGTGAATTTATGCAGCACTAATACTCAACAGCCGAAAGGAGCTGGTTGGAAAATTATTATAGTtggtattattttattattatttttacttttttttacttaGTGCATTACAGTTGCCACAGGAGGTCATAATCAGGCACCAagtgcataaaaacaaacattttacttGGAAATCATCTGTGGGTAGGTTAGCCAAAATAATCTTtgcaattttgtattttttttttatttttattttgtattggcAAATAAAATCTTCATTCGTATTGTCAAACAAAACTTCTTTGTTCTGACTGATTTCAGTCAACATGTATACATGCCCGGTGTAAGTATTGGCGACCCATTTTGGAAAACCAAACATGCTAgatgtttaacacacacatgcacacgtccACCCTGCTTGCATTTTTCCAAAATGGTAAATATATGGAACTaaagttttaaaatgcaaacaaaaggaATTAGGAAATTTTGACGATggtgaacaggaaaaaaaaacccttcccGACTCTGTTTTTCCAGTGACTTCTGAGGAAACCTCACAGACAGCTGAAGCAGATTGATTCtgtttttgcattcatttaacACATGAATTATTCTATGCTTATTAAATATAAGCATTTCAGACCTAATAAGTAAATAGACTGTGAGGAACCCAGAGAAAGCCCACACCTACCCTCAGGAATGTCTGTGCTAGAATTCAAAGAAAGTCAGTATACAGGGGTCAACACTAATTTCCATCAATATCAGATGTGTCAGAGTAAATTACTGACACAAGCCTAGAGGGAAAAACAGCCACCTACGGTCtaaacaacaaatgaacaatccctattggaaaaaaaagacctcaACAGTGGGACTGCTTCCTGCTCCAACTGAATTCTTATCAACGTGAAATATTTCAACACAATCGCTCTCATCTCCCACTCTCAATGCCTTTCGCATCACCTCCCTTATCGCTGTGGCAACCAGAGACAAGGGCTGCAAGGCAAAAGCGTTCAGTCTTTTATGGGGAAGTGGTGCTTTTGACTCTCGAGGGAAAAACCATCTCTAGTCTCTGGGGTGAATCTGTCAAATGGCCATAGCGCTCTACCTGAGATGGAGTCCCTTATGGATTCCCCTTACCCTTCTGcacctcctctgctgtggcTGCATAAATAACTTACTCCCCACTGCGAGACTGTAACCAGAGGCACTGTATAGAGGTGTGATCGCTCAAAATGTTCTTCTCTCTCTAGCATGACCGTCTTACCTGAGCGGTTGCGTTCTAGTACCCTGCTCCCCTTGACGTGGCACAGGTCACCCTGGGTGCTGTTGCAGGTGGTGTTGAGGTCAGCTTTGCAGTAGGTGGGGGACCCTCCCTGCACCGCCTGAGGGATGtgcttctttctcttcttgGGCAGCTTCTGCTTGGCCATGGCCAGGGAATAGTACATCCCAAAGTTATTGACGATGACGGGCACGGGCATGGCTATCGTCAGCACCCCTGCCAAGGCGCACAACGCACCCACCAGCATGCCTGACCACGTCTGTGGATACATGTCGCCATAGCCCAGTGTGGTCATGGTGACCACAGCCCACCAGAAGCCAATGGGGATGTTCTTGAACATGGTGTGGTGGCTAGCGGTGGGGTCATTTGGACTGGCGCCAATGCGCTCAGCATAGTAGATCATTGTGGCGAAAATTAACACCCCCAGTGCCAGGAAGATGATGAGCAGCAAGAACTCGTTGGTGCTGGCCCTTAACGTGTGGCCCAACACCCTCAGCCCCACAAAATGACGCGTTAGCTTGAAGATACGCAGGATACGGACGAAGCGCACCACCCTGAGGAACCCCAACACATCCTTGGCTGCCTTCGATGAAAGACCACTCAGCCCTACCTCCAAGTAGAAGGGCAGGATGGCCACGAAGTCGATGATGTTGAGCACGCTTTTTACAAACTCCAGCTTGTCCGGGCTGAAGGTCACACGCACCAGGAACTCGATGGTAAACCAGAAGACACAAACACCCTCCACGTAGGTGAGCGCCGGGTCAGTTTCAATCTCATACTGCGGGCTGAGGTCCTGCAGACTGTTGTTCCGCACCTCGGTTTTGTTAATGATGGTGTTGAAAGCCTCGTGAGTCTCCAGGCAGAAGGTGGTGATGGAGACCAAGATGAAGAACAAAGATGCAAAGGCAATAAACTacggggaggagaggagagacaagcgattagagagagaagaaagaaacacatCAATATCAATCCAACATCAATTCATTTCTGGCATTTCTGAACCAACAATGTTCTATACACTGGCTTTGTGTATGTACACCACCAAGGTCATGAAAATTCAATTTCATCCATTTACTCTTGAGCAAGCCAGACAGCTTTAATTAACTTGCATCAGTTTGAATGGAATGGAGAGAGGAGCAATCTATTAGCAAGagcaacaaataaacacactctTCCCCATACTTCTTGTGGGAATGCAGCATGGGAATGCAGATGCAGTCAGATTTAATTTACTGCTGTTGTATGTGGGGCAGTTAGCTGTAAAGCACAGAGGAAAGTGGTAAAACCAACCGACcaggcaaacaaataaataaacaatcagACAGCATCACTGGCAGTGCAGTGGAGAATTGGGGCATGgtatttttaagtgtgtgtatgtgcatcgTATGTAAGGCCTTTGTTCTGTAGGCCTATAGTTCACCCTGCCATTCAATGTTTTGAGCGATGCTAAAATACAGTGCAGGAAAAATAGGACAGcatataacacacatacaccccacCTTCAAAGTTTTGCGTCATGAGAGATACACACTGTTTAATACCGCTGCTTGATGTGGATAGAATTTCATACCTTGACATACATGACAAATATCATGATAGCGATGCGATATACTGTATGACTATGGGTTTTTAGTGCTCAATTTTAAGTGTAGTGACAGTGAATGGACAGAACATTCTTCAAAAagcagcataataataccaactggatgtacaaaatacaatttcttagtattttattgatcagaacagaccaccagatcactgtcttaggctatccctaaccctaaatttgatattgttgccttttgaaatattaatgtcatgcatgttcatatctagataacaaTTTGATAATAACATATCACTCAGCCCTACTATTTAAGACATAGTTGGGGAAATGTAAGctattttttaatatgtgaaCTGTTTTTATGGTCTAAAAGTTGCTCAGTAGTCGTTAAAACGGGCCTCTACACTTGTACCACAATGATCTTCTTCGGGTACATTCCTTGCCTGGTTTTTATATTCCCAAACAGACAATTCTCCACTGATGGACCTGTCTGATGGCGCcagattgtgattgtgatacAACAAAGCCTCTGTTGGAGCTTTCACTTGGCAGGGACGCCGGACTTTCTGCCCTCCTGTCTTTCGTTTCTCTGATAACAGGAAGTGGTACCGTTCCAGCTGAGGAACCACTCTGGGCACTGAAACAGGCAAGTTGTGCTGTCTGTTCACAACACAAAtggaagccattttttttttttagcaattgTTCCCCATTGTGTCTGGGCGGCAGTGTCCAACGGCAAAGTCAGGCGGGGACAGGGACGCCTAAATAGGCCTCTTGGGTGCTATTTGGTAAACCCCTGATTCACATTTACTGCCAACATGCAGGGATGAATAGAAATAAGGTGTTTTATTAGGCTGCTAGTCACCAGCTACTCAGGCTTAAGGACAGGGTGAGGGACATGGTGACGTCGCAGAGATTTGATTTGCTGGAATATGAAATTGTAAATGGTAGGAAGGTGGGCAAAGGACAAGGGGATGAGAGTGACTGGGGCTCAATGGCGCcaaataaatatagatatacTACATTTTTACTGCCATGACAATTAAAATGGTTCGGCCAGAACACATGGACATATAACAAAACCTCCCATTTGTTTACTTATTATAGCtaaagtttcattcaaaactgagacgtgtt includes these proteins:
- the kcnc2 gene encoding voltage-gated potassium channel KCNC2 isoform X2 yields the protein MGKFDDNERIILNVGGTRHETYKTTLKTLPGTRLALLASDSDIDSVLDQLQQVPGFIEYNARTNEYFFDRHPGVFAYVLNYYRTGKLHCPADVCGPLFEEELSFWGIDETDVEPCCWMTYRQHRDAEEALDVFELNVDNGDEDDEIGKRLGIEDVAADGNISLWRKWQPVIWNLFEDPYSSRAARFIAFASLFFILVSITTFCLETHEAFNTIINKTEVRNNSLQDLSPQYEIETDPALTYVEGVCVFWFTIEFLVRVTFSPDKLEFVKSVLNIIDFVAILPFYLEVGLSGLSSKAAKDVLGFLRVVRFVRILRIFKLTRHFVGLRVLGHTLRASTNEFLLLIIFLALGVLIFATMIYYAERIGASPNDPTASHHTMFKNIPIGFWWAVVTMTTLGYGDMYPQTWSGMLVGALCALAGVLTIAMPVPVIVNNFGMYYSLAMAKQKLPKKRKKHIPQAVQGGSPTYCKADLNTTCNSTQGDLCHVKGSRVLERNRSVLSADCSGGSDLTMSPEERVPMRRSSTRDQDRRSGGTCFLLAASDYTCPADGGIRKTDNCKEVVFTGFTQAESSVLS
- the kcnc2 gene encoding voltage-gated potassium channel KCNC2 isoform X3; translated protein: MGKFDDNERIILNVGGTRHETYKTTLKTLPGTRLALLASDSDIDSVLDQLQQVPGFIEYNARTNEYFFDRHPGVFAYVLNYYRTGKLHCPADVCGPLFEEELSFWGIDETDVEPCCWMTYRQHRDAEEALDVFELNVDNGDEDDEIGKRLGIEDVAADGNISLWRKWQPVIWNLFEDPYSSRAARFIAFASLFFILVSITTFCLETHEAFNTIINKTEVRNNSLQDLSPQYEIETDPALTYVEGVCVFWFTIEFLVRVTFSPDKLEFVKSVLNIIDFVAILPFYLEVGLSGLSSKAAKDVLGFLRVVRFVRILRIFKLTRHFVGLRVLGHTLRASTNEFLLLIIFLALGVLIFATMIYYAERIGASPNDPTASHHTMFKNIPIGFWWAVVTMTTLGYGDMYPQTWSGMLVGALCALAGVLTIAMPVPVIVNNFGMYYSLAMAKQKLPKKRKKHIPQAVQGGSPTYCKADLNTTCNSTQGDLCHVKGSRVLERNRSVLSADCSGGSDLTMSPEERVPMRRSSTRDQDRRSGGTCFLLAASDYTCPADGGIRKTGYEKSRSLNNIAGMTGMAGNALRLSPVSSPYDNCKEVVFTGFTQAESSVLS
- the kcnc2 gene encoding voltage-gated potassium channel KCNC2 isoform X1 yields the protein MGKFDDNERIILNVGGTRHETYKTTLKTLPGTRLALLASDSDIDSVLDQLQQVPGFIEYNARTNEYFFDRHPGVFAYVLNYYRTGKLHCPADVCGPLFEEELSFWGIDETDVEPCCWMTYRQHRDAEEALDVFELNVDNGDEDDEIGKRLGIEDVAADGNISLWRKWQPVIWNLFEDPYSSRAARFIAFASLFFILVSITTFCLETHEAFNTIINKTEVRNNSLQDLSPQYEIETDPALTYVEGVCVFWFTIEFLVRVTFSPDKLEFVKSVLNIIDFVAILPFYLEVGLSGLSSKAAKDVLGFLRVVRFVRILRIFKLTRHFVGLRVLGHTLRASTNEFLLLIIFLALGVLIFATMIYYAERIGASPNDPTASHHTMFKNIPIGFWWAVVTMTTLGYGDMYPQTWSGMLVGALCALAGVLTIAMPVPVIVNNFGMYYSLAMAKQKLPKKRKKHIPQAVQGGSPTYCKADLNTTCNSTQGDLCHVKGSRVLERNRSVLSADCSGGSDLTMSPEERVPMRRSSTRDQDRRSGGTCFLLAASDYTCPADGGIRKTGYEKSRSLNNIAGMTGMAGNALRLSPVSSPYGSPCPLRRSRSPIPSIL